AGCGTTGAGTGTTCAGTAAGCATAGGGCAATTTATACGATCCAAAAATAAGATTCCTAGTAATTCTCATCAGTCAGATCAAAGACGAAGTTCATTTTGTCTATTTTTGACTAGAATAAACTAAACCCAAATATGTTCGGACTACACAGAGCTCTTTTTACCGAGGAGCATGAGCTTTTCAGACAAAGCGTACGAGACTTTATCGCAAAAGAAATCACCCCACATAATGCCGAGTGGGAAAAACAAAAAATGGTAAGCCGGGAATCATGGCGCAAGCTTGGAGAAAATGGCTTTTTGGGAATTCAAGCTCCCGAAGAATTGGGGGGATTAAATATCCAAGACTTTAGGTACAATGCGGTTTTGATTGAGGAATTAGGACTTAGCGGTTGCTCGGGTCCTGCAATAGGTTACCCCTTGCATAGTGATATTGTGATGCCTTATATCCTGCATTACGGTACAGATGAGGCCAAGAAAAAATACATTCCTAAGATGATTTCTGGTGACTACATCGGTGCTGTGGCGATGACAGAACCTGGTGCAGGTTCGGATTTGCAAGGAATGCGTACGTCCGCTGTGGATGAGGGGGACTATTATTTAATCAATGGCTCAAAGACCTTCATTACGAATGGTTTTTTATCCGACGTGGTAGTCGTTGCCGCTAAAACAGATCCCAGTAAAGGTGCTAAGGGGATTTCGCTGTTCTTGATCGACAAGGATATGCCAGGTTTTAGCAAGGGAGTTCCTTTTGAAAAAGTCGGATTACATGCTCAGGATACCTGTGAGTTATTTTTTGAAGATGTCAAAGTCCCAAAAGAAAACTTGTTGGGAAAAATTGGCGATGGATTTAAATACCTGATGACGGAGTTGGCTCAGGAGCGATTGGTCGTGGCTTTAGCAGCCGTGGCTTTGGCTGAATTTGCCTTATCCGCTACCATAGACTATGTTAAAGAGCGAAAAGCCTTTGATAAAAGTTTGTCTGAATTTCAAAATACCCGATTCAAACTAGCTGAAATGGCCGCTCAGGTGGAGCAAGGAAGAATATATTGTGATTATTTGGTTCAGCTTCACAATGAAGGAAAACTAGATTCTGCGATGGCTTCAGCCGCCAAATACAACATGACCGAGCTTCAGTGTAAAGTAGCAGATGAATGCGTGCAGCTACACGGGGGGTATGGATATATGTGGGAATACGGGGTAGCTCGAGCTTGGGCGGATGCTAGAGTTCAGCGGATTTATGCCGGAACCAACGAGATCATGAAGGAATTAATCGCAAGAAAAATTTTGAAGTAGCAAAAAACATTTTAGTGTTTCTGAGGATTTTCCAGTTATTATTAACGCTTAAAACCCAATAACCCAATTATTACGCGAATATGAGCAATTTCCCTTGGCAAAAGTTTTATCCTGCTGCTGTTGACAAAGAAGTCAACTGTGCAGCCTATTCCAGTGTCAATGAACTGTTTGAAGAGAGTGTTAAAAAATACAGTGATGCAGTCGCTTTTGAATGCATGGGTAAAACACTTTCCTATTCAGAGCTGGATAGATTGAGTGCTCAGTTTGCCAATTACCTCACCCATGTCTTAAAGTTAGAAAAGGGCTCTCGAGTAGCCATTCAAATGCCCAATGTGCTGCAATATCCAGTAGTTATGTTTGGCGCCTTGAGAGCAGGAATGGTGGTTGTAAATACCAATCCTCTTTATACTCCGGCAGAAATGAAACATCAGTTTAATGATGCCGGTGCAGATGTGATTGTCATCGTTGCCAACTTCGCTTTTCATTTGGAAAAAATCCGATCTGAAATTAAAGCCAAGCACGTGATCGTAACAGAGCTTGGAGATTTGCTCGGAGGCCTGAAAGGGGCTATCGTTAATTTGGTTGTGAAGCACGTCAAAAAAATGGTCCCAGCTTATTCCATTCCAGGTGCTGTGAAGCTTAAATCTGCCTTAGGAATGGGGGCTGCTTATGCGTTCAAACCAGTGGCTTGTAATTTAGAAGATCCTGCTTTTCTCCAATATACAGGTGGTACGACAGGGGTTTCTAAAGGAGCTGAACTTACCCACGGAAACATTGTCGCCAATATGCAGCAGATTTCCGCTTGGATGAAGCCTAAGTTGCAGGAGCGATCTGAAATTGTAATCACGGCTTTGCCGCTCTACCATATTTTTGCTTTGACAGTCAACTGTTTAGCGATGCTTAAGATCGGAGCTCATAACGTTTTGATTACAAATCCTCGAGATATGAAAGCGTTCATTGGGGATATGGCTAAAAAGAAATTCACGGTTATTACTGGTGTAAATACCCTTTTCAATGGTCTTTTGAATCAGGAGGCTTTTATGAATCTTGATTTTTCATCGCTCAAAATCGCAGTTGGCGGAGGGATGGCCGTGCAAAAAGCTACCGCTGAAAAGTGGAAAAAAGTAACTGGAGTTCCGTTAGCTGAAGGATATGGTTTAACTGAAACTTCTCCAGTGGCGACTTGTAATCCAATTGACGGAACAGAGCGAATCGGTACTATTGGTATGCCTCTGCCGAATACTGAAGTAATGATTGCCGATGATGAGGGGAATCCCTTGGCCAATGGCGAGCGTGGTGAAATCCTAATCAAAGGACCGCAAGTGATGAGGGGCTATTGGAATAGACCTGAGGAGACTGCGCTCGTCATGCATGGAGAATGGTTTAAGTCCGGTGATATCGGTGTCATGGATGATGATGGATTTATCAAAATCGTCGATCGAAAGAAAGAAATGATTCTGGTTTCTGGATTTAATGTGTATCCAAACGAGGTGGAGGATGCAATTGCCTCTTGCCCAGGAGTCCTTGAGGTAGGGGTGATTGGGATGCCAGACGCTAAGTCCACCGAGAAGGTGGTTGCCTATGTAGTGAAAAAAGATCCATCATTGACCGAAGATCAGGTAATCGCGCACGCAAGAGAATATTTGACAAATTATAAAGTGCCAAGAGAAGTGTATTTTACCGAGGAACTTCCAAAATCCAATGTGGGTAAAATTCTAAGAAGGAAAATCAAGGAAGCTCATATCGAAAAAGTGGGAGCCTAAACTTCTCGAAGGATTAAGCATATAAAAAACCGCGGAAGCGGTTTTTTTTGTTTTTTTGCAGCCTGATTCCTGTGTAGGTCTATGGATTTACCTTCGATCTTTATCCGTTTCCTCACATTCTATCCCTTTATTTCACACTTTTCAAAATTCCATGAACTGGCAGCTAGTTAAAGACGCAATACTTGGGAAAGAGCAGGACTTCACGAAACTTTCTCTAAAAACGGCCATTTTTCTGTTGGCGATTCCAATGATCTTAGAAATGATCATGGAATCCTTGTTTGCTGTCGTGGATATCTTTTTTGTGGCAAAGTTGGGGAAAGAAGCCATTGCTACAGTTGGATTGACAGAGTCTGTGATTGTTCTTACTTACGCCATTGGTTTCGGGATTAGCATGGCCGCTACGGCCTTGGTGTCGAGAAGGTTTGGTGAAAAAGAATATCATGAGGCTGGTTCTGCTACTTTCCAACTTCTACTCGTAGGTGGATTTATTTCTTTGATTTTGGGAGTTTTGGGATGGGTGTTTGCTTCTGATTTATTAAAAATCATGGGGGCAGAGGATGCTGTGGTCCATATAGGTACCTCCTATGCCCGAATCGTTTTTGCAGGAAATACAGCCATTATGCTGCTTTTTCTAATTAATGGAGCCTTTCGTGGTGCAGGTCAAGCTCACCATGCCATGCGCTCACTTTGGATTTCAAATGGACTGAATATTATCCTTGATCCCCTGTTTATTTTTGGTTTGGGAAGTTGGGAAGGATTTGGCTTAGAAGGTGCTGCCATGGCCACCACCTTTGGCCGAAGCATGGGAGTTTTATACCAGTTTTACCATTTATTTAACGGGAAGCATCGACTTCGAATTTTAAGAGAAAATCTTAAAATCAACTGGGAAACCATCCGGAAAATCATTGACCTGTCTTTAGGAGGAATGGGTCAGTTTTTAATTGATTCACTTTCTTGGGTAGCCTTAACGCGTATGAATGCCGAATTCGGTTCAACCGTTTTGGCTGGATATACCATCGCATCTCGGGTGTTGATTTTTACCATTTTGCCAGCTTGGGGACTTTCAGGTGCTGCGGCCACTTTGGTGGGGCAAAATTTAGGAGCCAAAAAAGTTCGACGGGCTGAACAAGCAGTCTGGTTAACTACCCGATACAATGTGATTTTTATGGCTTCAGTGACCGTCATCTATTTGCTGTTCAGCAAACAACTAGCAGGCATATTTACCGAAACTGAAGAGGTAATGAATATTGCAGCCCAAGGCTTGTGGGTCATTGCACTTGGGTATGTGTTTTTTGCTGTCGGGATGGTCTTAACTCAGGCTTTCAATGGGGCAGGTGATACGAAAACTCCGGCTTGGATAAATATTGCTGTATTGTTAGGCTTGGAAGTTCCATTGGCCTATCTACTGGCATTTACATTTGAATTTTCCTTCTTGGGAATATTCATCGCCATTTCATTTTGCCATTCGTTCCATGCCTTGGTTTCGCTTTATTTTTTCAAAAAAGGCAAATGGAAAAAGATTCAAGTTTGATTCACTTTCTTTTTACTCCAAGAAATACGGGATGTAAATCAGTCCTGCAATAATCATTGCAGTCAGAGCTGCAAAAGTCACAGCGCCAGAGGCAATGTCCTTGATGGTTCCAATTTTTGTATTGAAATCAGGATGGATGAAATCGCAAATATTCTCAATAGCAGTATTGAGACTTTCAGTACTTAAAACCAACCCGATCGCTAAGACCTGCCAAATCCATTCCTCTCGCGATATTTCTACATAAAATCCCAAACCTGTAAATATTCCTGCCAGGATTAATTGAGAAATAATAGCATGCTCTGTTCGAATCAAAAAGAAGAATCCTGTAAATGCATAACCGATACTTCTTACTCTACCTAAGATAAACTTCTTCATGGTGCTGGATTGTTGATTTTCATAGATATAATTCGAACCTCAGTTAAAGGTCTATCCTTAACATTGGTTTCTACAGCAGCTATCTGGTCGATGATTTCTAATCCTTCGATTACCTCACCAAATACAGTATAGCTTTGGTCCAAGTGGGGAGTTCCGCCGATTTGTTGATAAACAAGCCGATGTGATTCAGGGATTTGGTAGCGGTCAAATTTGGAATAAGCTCTTGCAATTTGATTCCATTTTTCAGACAACTGTCGAGCAAGATCAAGCTCTCCTGCAGTTCGAGCTGCCGAAATCGAATCTAAAAGGGGCTTCAATTCTGGGTCTTTTCCTGCAAAATGAGAGGCAAGAAATTGATTGATTCGGTTTTCATTATGGTTGAGCAAACTGTCATTTTGGATTTTTCCCTGCAAGATGTAAAACTGCGTACTACTTGAGGCACGCTCAGGATTATTGGTTCGTGCGGCTCCAATAGCGCCCTTTTTATGAAAGAGGTTTGGGTGAATTTCGGCAGGAACACGATATCCAAGATCACTTCCCCCCAAGGTGTCTTCCAAGGTGGCATCCTTACTTCGGGTATCTCCGGCTTGGATCATAAAGTTTTCAATTATTCGATGAAACTGAAGGCTGTCATACACACCTTCTTGGACCAGTTTCAGGAAATTGTCTCGGTGCTGTGGAGTTTCATCGTACAAGCGAATAACCATCCGTCCGTAATTTGTGACCAATTCTACTTCGTACGGGGGGTGTTTTTCACTTGGATTTCCTATCAAAAATAAAGAAAGAAGGATGCCAAGAGGGGTTAGAAAAAACTTGATCATGGGATTAAGAATGAATTTCGTTCCAAAATAATCGAATCGAATCAAACTCAATGGTGGAATTTTTCAATCCACCCAAAAATGGACTTTTACTGCTTTCTTGCTTCATGAAATGATTGCTGAATCATACGCAGTAAAGGCTAGTTTTTTACCGGGATTACTTTCTATTTTTGGTGGTGAAATCGAGGAAAATTTGGTTTGGTACGCTGCTTTCGGTGTCTTTAGGAGGGATACTCTTTTGGCTATTTTTTATTCAATCTTCTTCGCAAAAAAATCTTCCTGATCGGAAATTTGTAATCCAACCAGACCAAGGAGATTCAGTTCAATTTCAGAATCCTGATTCTTTAAAGAGTCCAAAAGTTATTACTCAAGACAGCGTAGAGTTTTTCAAACGAGTTCGTAGTCTAGCTCATGATAGTATTCCCAAAACATGGCAGGTGTTTTCAATTTATCCAGGAAAGGACGCCTTGCTTCCCTATCACCGAATAGTTGCGATGTATGGGAATTTCTATTCGAAATCCATGGGGATTTTGGGGAGGGTATCAGAAGAAGAACTTTTGAAGCAATTTCAGATTGAAGTAGCAAAATGGAACGAGGCAGATTCCTTGACTCCAGCACTTCCCGCCATTCATTACATTGCCATTACAGCTCAAAAGGATCCAGGCCCTGAAAACTTTCATCGACTTCGCATGCCCAAAGCCCAACTAGAAAAAGCAATTTTGTTGGGCAGGTCTTTGGGAGGAATAACCTTTTTGGACGTTCAAGTTGGTCATAGTACCGTGGAGCAAGAGGTTCCCACTTTGGAAAAGTTCCTTTTGGAAAAGGATGTGCATTTGGGAATAGATCCGGAATGGTCCATGAAAGACGGGAGTATTCCCGGTTCAAAAATCGGAACCTTGGACGCCAAGGATATCAATTTTGCAATCGAATACCTTTCGGAATTGGTTTTGAAAAATGGGCTACCACCAAAAATTTTGGTCGTTCATCGATTTTCAAATGATATGATTACCAACCACAAGGAAATTAAGGCGACCCCCCAAGTTCAGGTGGTGATCAATATGGATGGATTTGGCTTTCCTGCCAAAAAGGTCACGAGCTATCGGAAATATGTAGGCGGAATGCCAGTTCAGTTTACAGGAATCAAACTTTTTTACCTCAATGATACGATCGAATCACCCCACAGATTGATGACTCCGAAGGAAATTCTCTCGCTTTATCCAAAGCCTATCTATATCCAATATCAATAAGTAATAGGTAAAAAAAAACCGACCAGCATTTTTTGAATCTGATCGGTTTTGAATTTGATTAGAAATGAATCCTGGAGCTTTTAGTCAATCATTGTCCTTCACAATGATCAATTATTTTTCCGTCCAGACTGAGGTATTCACCCATGCAATCTGCAGTCATGCAGGAATGCACCGGTAGGATTCCGATCAGGTCTCCGACTTTCACGGAGGCTAACAATTCATCTGAAGCTTTCACGACGCCGTGCTCCTGTGAAATACTTTTGAGATAGGAATAATGGCTTGGAATGGTCCATCCTGACTCGGAGAGAATCACGACTTCTCCGAAATTTTTACTACCGTCAGGTTGAATCAAGACATCTTTTGCCAAATGAACCCCACCTCCATGAACCAGAAGTTCCTTTCGATCCAAGTTGATATCTACTACGGGCACGGCAAGGCATACTGCGATGTCATTCTTGGTGCAGCTTCCCAATTCGGCTTGCATTAAATCGTAAAAAACGAAGTTGCCCGGTCCTAGCTCATCTACATCGCCAAACTCCTCCATTACTGCACAGCCAGGAGTATCTCCGAGTCGGGTCTTCAAATCCGGATATTGAGCTCGATATTTTTCCTTCAGCAAATGCAAAGCATCCCGACTTTCCTCATGGACTTTGGCTTTATCCTGAATGTAATACGTATGACCTGGATGGAGGTAAAAACCCTTAAATTTTAGCTTATCGCTACTTTTTGCAATTTCCAAAAGACGATCAATCAACTGGAAATCATGAATAGAAACACCTGTTCGCCCATAGCCTGCATCGATTTCAATAAAAAATCCAACTGTTTCGGTAAGGTTGGTTGCTAAGAAATTGAGCGTGTCTGTATTGACGATTTGGACCGAAAGAGACTGGCTTTGAGCCAACCGATTTAGCCGATTTGTTTCACGAATATTGAATGGAAATGCAATGTGAATATTTTCCCAACCTTGCCCACAAAGGTATTCGGCGAGTTTGATGGAAGAAGCTGTCACCTCAGTGATTCCATAATCCTTCGCCCAGTTTCCAATTTCATGAGATTGTGCCGTTTTCCAATGAGGAACCAGTTTTTTGCCATGCCTTTTTGCTTTGTCGGACATTGCCTGAATATTGGCTCGGGTGATGGCTTCGTTGATGAGTAAAGTAGGTGAAAAGACTTGATCTAGGTAGGACATACGAATTGGAAATTTACGAATACAAGTTAGCCGACTAAATCCATTCTGCCCAATTCAAATACATAAAGTGCCTTTTCCATTTAATCTTCAAATCAATTGATTATCGCAGCATAAGATTATTTCTAAGTAGGACTGTATCTTGATGTTTTGGTTAGACCCTCAAAAGACTACTGACTTTTATCATGTTTTTCTGTGACTAAGCCATCGTATATTCTGCCTCATAATCTTCAATTTTTGGGAGAATAATATCGGGATGAATCTGATTCGCTACATAGACAATGAGTTTTTCAAAGAAGTCGGAGAGATTTCAAGGTTTACTGCGCGTTTTTTTCGGGAAGTAAGTAAGCCAAAGCAAGAATGGGAGGAGTTTATCAATCAATGTTTTTGGATAGGATACAAGACTCTTTCCTTGGTTGCGGTCACCGGATTTATCATGGGATTGGTTTTGACTATTCAATCCCGACCCACTTTAGTTGAATTTGGGGCGGCTTCCTTGCTTCCTGCGATGGTGTCTATTTCGCTGGTTCGGGAAATTACCCCTGTAGTTACTTCATTGATTTGTGCGGGTAAAATTGGCTCTGGAATAGGTGCTGAATTGGGCTCTATGCGGGTTACCGAGCAAATAGACGCCATGGAAGTATCAGGTACTAATCCTTTCAAATACTTGGTAGTTACCCGAGTTTTGGCATCAACCATAATGGTTCCTGTTCTTTCAGTTCTGGCGATTGCCATATCCTTGTTTGGAGGATATTTAGGGGTAAATATTCGGGGAGAGGTGAGCTGGACTTTGTTTTGGTACCAAGCCTTTGATGCACTTTCCTATGGCGATTTGATTCCGTCCCTTGTCAAAACCTTCTTTTTTGGGTTTGCTATCGGAATCGTGGGAAGCTACAAGGGATATTATTCTCAAAAAGGAACCGAAGGAGTGGGACGATCTGCCACTACTGCAGTGATCGTAGCCTCGCTGGTGGTGTTTATTCTGGACTTAATTGCAGTTCAAGTGACTGATTTGTTGGGTTTAACTTGATCAAATGCCATGGAAACTGAGCCAATAATCCAAGTAGAAGCCGTCAGTAAATCTTTTGGAAAAAATCATGTTCTGAAAGGCTTTTCCCTTTCGCTCCAAGCGGGTGAAAATCTTGCGATTTTGGGGAAATCAGGCTCAGGAAAATCGGTTTTGATTAAGTGTATTATTCGATTAATCAGTCCTGAAACAGGTAAAATCATGGTCTTGGGAAAAGACATCAGTCAACTCGATCAGGATGAAATGGATCTCCTTCGAGCTGAGGTTGGCTTTTTATTTCAAAGCAATGCACTCTATGATTCGATGACTGTCAGGCAAAACCTTGAGTTTCCGCTACGGAGACATTGGTCCAAAGAACGGAGAGATTCAGAAGCCGAACAATTGGTTCGGGAGGCCTTGGAAGATGTTGGATTGGGACATACTATCGATATGATGCCATCTGAACTTTCGGGTGGGATGCGCAAACGGATTGCATTAGCGCGTACTTTAATCCTTAAGCCAAAAGTGATTCTGTATGATGAGCCCACCACCGGACTTGATCCCATCACTAGTCGTGAAATATCCGAATTGATGAACAGGATTCAAGAGAAATACAAAACAGCAGCAATAATTATCTCTCACGATCTAAGCTGTATCCGAATGACTGCCAACCGGATTATCATGTTGATTGAGGGTAGAAATTATGCCGAAGGTACTTATGAACAATTAACCAAGCTTCAGGACCCAAAAGTCAGGGAGTTTTTCGAAGGACTATGAGTGAGGACAAGCGAATTTCAAATGCCAAGCTAGGCGCATTGGTTTTGGCCGGATTGCTATTTCTGGTGTTTTCATTGTATATGATTGGGAAAAACCAAAATATTTTTGGTTCATCGATCATAGTGATTGCAGAAGTAGAAGAGGTTAATGGGCTTTTACCTGGGAATAATGTCCGATTTAAAGGAATGGATGTGGGAACTGTGAGTGGCATCGACATGATCACCGATTCGACCATTCATGTGAAGATGCTAATTCATAAATCCATGGTCCCCTTCATTTTAAAAAACGCCAAAACCACTATTAACTCGGATGGCTTGATGGGTAATAAGATCATTCAAATTCATCCTATGGATGGATCAAGCGCTCCGATTGAGGTTGGGGATATCTTGTATCCCTTGGAACAATTGGATACTGATCGGCTTATGGAACAATTGGGTTCATCAGGGGATGCTTTGGAACTTACGCTTCAAAATCTAGCTGAAATCACCGGAAAGTTCAATCAAAGTGAGGCATTATGGTCACTATTGGCCGATCCGGCCTTATCTCAGGAAATTAAATCTACTTTGGGGGAATTTAAAAAGGCGGGAAATCAGGCAGCCCAACTCGCCCGAGAGGGGAAAGAAATGATTGCGGAATTCCGTGGGGGAGAAGGAATTATGAATACCCTTTTTCTGGATACACTAGAATCCCAAAAACTGGAAAATTCTTTGACTCAGCTGCAAAACGCGGCCACCGAGGCTAGCAATTTATTGAATCAACTGAATCAAGTCGTTGCTGATATCGAAAGTGAAAAGGGAACCGCAGGCATGTTGATTTCGGATTCTGTTGTCAAATCCCAAATTGAGCGTACCCTAGAAAATGTCGAAAAAAGTACCGCCAATTTTAATGAGAACATGGAGGCCTTGAAGTCCAATTTTCTGTTTCGAAGGTATTTTAAAAAGAAAGAAAAGGAAGCAGGGGATCATAACTAAGCCTATTTAATAAAGTCCAAGGTAAAAATCGGGAAACTTCTAGCATTGGAAATAGGAGGTGCGCAGTAAGAAATCGAAAGCCATGTTAATTTCCTGTAGGTAATACGGATAAGCCCGTCAATTCTGTTAATTTTGTCAGCCAAAATTTAGCCCCAATACGGGGAATGAAACAAAAAACTGCATCTCCTTACCTTGCATGGAAGCCAAAAAAATCCGAAGTACATTTATTGAGTTTTTTCAATCCAAAAACCATCAGTACGTTCCTTCTTCACCTATAGTGGTCAAAAATGACCCTACCCTGATGTTTACCAACGCGGGGATGAATCAATTTAAGGATGCCTTTCTCGGCAATGAAATTGCCAAATATCCACGAGTAGCTAATTCTCAAAAGTGCCTTCGCGTAAGTGGGAAGCACAATGATTTGGAAGAGGTGGGGGTTGACACCTATCACCACACCATGTTTGAAATGCTAGGTAACTGGTCCTTTGGGGATTATTTCAAAAAGGAAGCGATCGAGTGGGCTTGGGAGCTTTTAACTGAAGTTTACAAGTTACCAAAGGATCGTCTTTATGTTTCTGTATTTCAAGGGGATAAGGGTGATAATCTCGAAAAGGATCAAGAAGCTTATGACCTTTGGAAGTCCATTGTTCCTGAAGAGCGAATCATCATGGGTTCTAAGAAAGATAACTTCTGGGAAATGGGTGATACGGGACCTTGTGGACCATGTTCAGAGATTCACGTCGATCTCAGAACCGATGAAGAACGAGCAGGAATTCCAGGTCGAGATTTGGTGAATAATGATCATCCGCAAGTAATCGAGATTTGGAATCTCGTATTCATGCAATTCAACCGATTAGCAGATGGTAGTTTGAAAGAACTTCCTGCCAAGCATGTAGATACTGGGATGGGCTTTGAGCGGTTGGTGAGAGCCATCCAGATGAAGTCATCCAATTACGACACGGATTTATTTACGCCATTCATTCAGGCTTTGGAGAAAAAATCCGGTAAGACCTACGGAATTAATGAGCAAGATGATATCGCATTCCGAGTCATTGTCGATCATATTCGGGCCATTTCATTTACTATCGCAGATGGACAGATCCCTTCTAATAATAAGGCAGGCTATGTAATTCGAAGAATTCTTCGAAGAGCCGTTCGATATGGCTATACATTTTTAGGCTTTCATCAGCCATTTCTTCATGAGCTTACTCCTTTGATTGCGGAGTATTTTGGAGATATTTTCCCTGAAGTTCGGGCACAGCAGGAGTTTATCGCAAAAGTGATTCAGGAGGAAGAAGCCTCTTTCTTGAGAACTTTGGACAATGGATTAAAAATGCTTGAATCCATTAAGGCTGAGCTAAAAGAAAAAAATCAGACTGTAATTCCTGGCAAAACTGCCTTTGAATTGTACGATACCTATGGGTTTCCGCTGGATTTGACATCATTGATTGCCCGTGAAAATGGTCTTTCCGTGGATGAAAAAGGCTTTGGTGAGGAAATGGAAAAGCAAAAAACCAGGTCTAGAGCAGCCTCCGAGCAGGAAACCGGCGATTGGGTAATGGTTCATGAAGATTCAGGGGTTGAATTTGTTGGCTATGACTTCACGGAGACCTTTTCCCACATTATCAAATACCGAACAATTTCAGATAAGAAGGGTGACCGATACCAAATTGTACTGGATAAAACGCCCTTCTATGCGGAAAGTGGTGGTCAGGTAGGCGATACGGGATGGTTGATTTCTGATTCTGAAAAGATTCGAGTTTTGGATACCAAAAAAGAAAATGACCTCATTGTTCATTTTGTGGAAAAGGTTCCTTCAAATCCAAAGGCTCGGTTTTCATCAGAAGTAGATCGAACCAAGCGTCAGCTGACTATGAATAACCATACTGCAACGCACTTGCTTCAATCTGCCCTAAGAGAAGTATTGGGAGATCATATCCAGCAACGCGGTTCCTTGGTCAATGAGAATTTGCTAAGATTCGACTTTTCTCATTTTGGTAAAATGACCGAAGAGGAAATTTCCAAAGTGGAAGATATCGTAAACGGGAAAATCAGAGAGAATATTCAGCTCTTTGAGCAGCGAAATGTGCCAATCGAGGAAGCTAAAAAAATGGGAGCAACAGCTCTTTTTGGCGAAAAATATGGAGACTTTGTGCGCGTGATCACGTTTGATAAAGATTTTTCAGTAGAGCTTTGTGGAGGTACCCATGTGCCATCTACTTCTCAGATTGGATTATTCAAGATCACCTCCGAAGGATCAAT
Above is a window of Algoriphagus sanaruensis DNA encoding:
- a CDS encoding acyl-CoA dehydrogenase family protein, whose translation is MFGLHRALFTEEHELFRQSVRDFIAKEITPHNAEWEKQKMVSRESWRKLGENGFLGIQAPEELGGLNIQDFRYNAVLIEELGLSGCSGPAIGYPLHSDIVMPYILHYGTDEAKKKYIPKMISGDYIGAVAMTEPGAGSDLQGMRTSAVDEGDYYLINGSKTFITNGFLSDVVVVAAKTDPSKGAKGISLFLIDKDMPGFSKGVPFEKVGLHAQDTCELFFEDVKVPKENLLGKIGDGFKYLMTELAQERLVVALAAVALAEFALSATIDYVKERKAFDKSLSEFQNTRFKLAEMAAQVEQGRIYCDYLVQLHNEGKLDSAMASAAKYNMTELQCKVADECVQLHGGYGYMWEYGVARAWADARVQRIYAGTNEIMKELIARKILK
- a CDS encoding AMP-binding protein, which translates into the protein MSNFPWQKFYPAAVDKEVNCAAYSSVNELFEESVKKYSDAVAFECMGKTLSYSELDRLSAQFANYLTHVLKLEKGSRVAIQMPNVLQYPVVMFGALRAGMVVVNTNPLYTPAEMKHQFNDAGADVIVIVANFAFHLEKIRSEIKAKHVIVTELGDLLGGLKGAIVNLVVKHVKKMVPAYSIPGAVKLKSALGMGAAYAFKPVACNLEDPAFLQYTGGTTGVSKGAELTHGNIVANMQQISAWMKPKLQERSEIVITALPLYHIFALTVNCLAMLKIGAHNVLITNPRDMKAFIGDMAKKKFTVITGVNTLFNGLLNQEAFMNLDFSSLKIAVGGGMAVQKATAEKWKKVTGVPLAEGYGLTETSPVATCNPIDGTERIGTIGMPLPNTEVMIADDEGNPLANGERGEILIKGPQVMRGYWNRPEETALVMHGEWFKSGDIGVMDDDGFIKIVDRKKEMILVSGFNVYPNEVEDAIASCPGVLEVGVIGMPDAKSTEKVVAYVVKKDPSLTEDQVIAHAREYLTNYKVPREVYFTEELPKSNVGKILRRKIKEAHIEKVGA
- a CDS encoding MATE family efflux transporter; this encodes MNWQLVKDAILGKEQDFTKLSLKTAIFLLAIPMILEMIMESLFAVVDIFFVAKLGKEAIATVGLTESVIVLTYAIGFGISMAATALVSRRFGEKEYHEAGSATFQLLLVGGFISLILGVLGWVFASDLLKIMGAEDAVVHIGTSYARIVFAGNTAIMLLFLINGAFRGAGQAHHAMRSLWISNGLNIILDPLFIFGLGSWEGFGLEGAAMATTFGRSMGVLYQFYHLFNGKHRLRILRENLKINWETIRKIIDLSLGGMGQFLIDSLSWVALTRMNAEFGSTVLAGYTIASRVLIFTILPAWGLSGAAATLVGQNLGAKKVRRAEQAVWLTTRYNVIFMASVTVIYLLFSKQLAGIFTETEEVMNIAAQGLWVIALGYVFFAVGMVLTQAFNGAGDTKTPAWINIAVLLGLEVPLAYLLAFTFEFSFLGIFIAISFCHSFHALVSLYFFKKGKWKKIQV
- a CDS encoding diacylglycerol kinase; translated protein: MKKFILGRVRSIGYAFTGFFFLIRTEHAIISQLILAGIFTGLGFYVEISREEWIWQVLAIGLVLSTESLNTAIENICDFIHPDFNTKIGTIKDIASGAVTFAALTAMIIAGLIYIPYFLE
- a CDS encoding peptidylprolyl isomerase, translated to MIKFFLTPLGILLSLFLIGNPSEKHPPYEVELVTNYGRMVIRLYDETPQHRDNFLKLVQEGVYDSLQFHRIIENFMIQAGDTRSKDATLEDTLGGSDLGYRVPAEIHPNLFHKKGAIGAARTNNPERASSSTQFYILQGKIQNDSLLNHNENRINQFLASHFAGKDPELKPLLDSISAARTAGELDLARQLSEKWNQIARAYSKFDRYQIPESHRLVYQQIGGTPHLDQSYTVFGEVIEGLEIIDQIAAVETNVKDRPLTEVRIISMKINNPAP
- a CDS encoding alanine racemase; amino-acid sequence: MSYLDQVFSPTLLINEAITRANIQAMSDKAKRHGKKLVPHWKTAQSHEIGNWAKDYGITEVTASSIKLAEYLCGQGWENIHIAFPFNIRETNRLNRLAQSQSLSVQIVNTDTLNFLATNLTETVGFFIEIDAGYGRTGVSIHDFQLIDRLLEIAKSSDKLKFKGFYLHPGHTYYIQDKAKVHEESRDALHLLKEKYRAQYPDLKTRLGDTPGCAVMEEFGDVDELGPGNFVFYDLMQAELGSCTKNDIAVCLAVPVVDINLDRKELLVHGGGVHLAKDVLIQPDGSKNFGEVVILSESGWTIPSHYSYLKSISQEHGVVKASDELLASVKVGDLIGILPVHSCMTADCMGEYLSLDGKIIDHCEGQ
- a CDS encoding MlaE family ABC transporter permease; amino-acid sequence: MNLIRYIDNEFFKEVGEISRFTARFFREVSKPKQEWEEFINQCFWIGYKTLSLVAVTGFIMGLVLTIQSRPTLVEFGAASLLPAMVSISLVREITPVVTSLICAGKIGSGIGAELGSMRVTEQIDAMEVSGTNPFKYLVVTRVLASTIMVPVLSVLAIAISLFGGYLGVNIRGEVSWTLFWYQAFDALSYGDLIPSLVKTFFFGFAIGIVGSYKGYYSQKGTEGVGRSATTAVIVASLVVFILDLIAVQVTDLLGLT